One genomic window of Vibrio parahaemolyticus includes the following:
- the puuR gene encoding HTH-type transcriptional regulator PuuR, translating to MDNHEIGKNIVQLRKKHGLSQRELAERAGITHSAISSIENGKVSPSVSSLQKIVNVFSLSLSEFFIFEQSSNDEVKVVFKPSDLVEIGSETVSMKLVTNGDKDQVIGFLIEEYAPHGTTGAAEIRHEGEEVGTILEGEITLEYKGHSYVLTAGESYIIDTTKPHRFTNHTDKACRLISAHTPTTF from the coding sequence ATGGACAATCATGAGATTGGTAAAAATATTGTTCAGTTACGTAAAAAACATGGATTGTCACAAAGGGAATTAGCCGAACGCGCTGGTATTACCCACAGTGCAATCTCGTCCATTGAAAATGGCAAAGTGAGCCCGTCGGTCAGCTCACTACAAAAAATCGTCAATGTATTTTCTTTATCACTGTCGGAGTTTTTCATTTTTGAACAATCTTCGAATGATGAAGTGAAAGTGGTCTTCAAACCGTCAGATCTGGTGGAAATTGGGAGCGAGACGGTATCCATGAAACTAGTGACGAATGGCGACAAAGATCAAGTTATTGGATTCTTGATCGAAGAATACGCACCACATGGAACAACAGGTGCGGCGGAAATCAGACACGAAGGCGAAGAGGTCGGCACGATTTTAGAGGGAGAAATCACTCTAGAGTACAAAGGCCACTCCTACGTCCTCACAGCCGGCGAGTCGTACATTATTGATACGACGAAGCCACATCGATTTACGAATCACACAGACAAGGCTTGTCGATTGATAAGTGCGCAT
- a CDS encoding gamma-glutamyl-gamma-aminobutyrate hydrolase family protein (Members of this family of hydrolases with an active site Cys residue belong to MEROPS family C26.) encodes MSGTRKPIIGVVSCTKELGGYQIQAVNDFYLRAVKDFGGLPIMLAPEMSGDDVATILDMCDGFLFPGSHSNVAPHRYNATHEESHKDEARDELSLTLIRHAVDQNIPCLGICRGFQEMNVALGGSLNPAVHDSGFNDHREATVEDFEQKYAPAHAVLVQKQSLFEQWLVQNYWENTTFFEVNTLHNQGVDQLAPELQVEAKAPDGLVEAFSLPQQKFFVGVQWHPEWKAKNNHFSQILFNEFMMAASR; translated from the coding sequence GTGTGGTTAGCTGCACTAAAGAGTTAGGTGGCTATCAGATACAAGCGGTCAACGACTTTTACTTACGCGCCGTTAAGGATTTTGGAGGGCTACCGATTATGTTAGCTCCAGAAATGTCGGGAGACGACGTAGCCACCATATTAGACATGTGTGATGGCTTCCTATTTCCTGGTAGTCATTCGAATGTTGCTCCGCATCGATACAATGCAACACATGAAGAAAGCCATAAAGATGAAGCGCGTGATGAACTATCACTGACGTTAATTCGTCACGCGGTAGACCAAAACATTCCGTGCCTTGGTATCTGTCGCGGTTTCCAAGAGATGAATGTTGCACTAGGCGGCTCATTAAACCCAGCCGTTCACGACTCAGGCTTTAATGATCATCGCGAAGCGACTGTTGAAGATTTCGAACAAAAATACGCGCCCGCTCATGCGGTATTAGTGCAAAAGCAGAGTTTGTTTGAACAATGGTTGGTACAAAATTACTGGGAAAATACCACCTTTTTTGAAGTGAACACGCTGCACAATCAAGGCGTCGATCAGCTTGCTCCTGAACTGCAAGTTGAAGCTAAAGCCCCGGATGGCCTAGTAGAAGCATTTAGTCTTCCGCAACAAAAATTTTTCGTTGGCGTGCAGTGGCACCCAGAATGGAAAGCAAAAAACAATCATTTCTCTCAAATTTTATTCAATGAATTTATGATGGCAGCCTCTCGTTAA